One window of Bacteroidota bacterium genomic DNA carries:
- a CDS encoding PKD domain-containing protein translates to MKYLNNHIPVLSIFILLLSSLASAQTLSISADTTRGCGKLTVKFSYKPQSSSDNSWEWNFGNGQTSSEQNPQKVIFDSDGIYNVKLILNKKDTIESKGLIVVHPAAIALFTFADTSSKTSFSRKFTFTKAAADTNSYTYVWDFGDNAAKDYTEQPVHAYSAPGLYPVTLKISNSFGCKDSSVQTVGIFETFDVPNVFTPNNDGNNDYFQVVSDHNEPLSIEIYDKYGTLVFKETAPTISWDGRTDSGVDLNSGIYFYVLKTAGSSASSKQCGFFYLYR, encoded by the coding sequence ATGAAGTATTTAAACAATCATATTCCGGTTTTAAGTATTTTTATTCTGTTATTGAGTAGTTTAGCCTCTGCACAAACACTCTCCATTTCAGCAGATACGACTAGAGGTTGTGGAAAGTTGACAGTGAAATTTTCGTATAAACCCCAAAGTTCTTCAGACAATTCATGGGAATGGAATTTTGGCAACGGACAAACCAGTTCAGAACAGAATCCCCAAAAGGTGATTTTTGATTCAGACGGAATTTACAATGTCAAACTTATTCTGAATAAGAAAGATACAATAGAATCGAAGGGATTGATCGTTGTTCACCCTGCAGCTATTGCCCTTTTCACTTTTGCAGATACTTCTTCAAAAACTTCTTTCTCCAGAAAATTTACTTTTACAAAAGCTGCGGCCGATACCAACAGCTATACTTATGTCTGGGATTTTGGGGATAACGCCGCCAAAGATTATACCGAACAGCCCGTTCATGCCTACAGTGCGCCGGGATTATATCCTGTAACACTTAAAATTTCGAACAGTTTTGGATGCAAGGACAGTTCTGTCCAAACAGTTGGGATATTTGAAACATTTGATGTCCCTAATGTTTTTACACCCAACAATGATGGGAATAACGATTATTTTCAAGTTGTTTCAGACCACAATGAACCCCTTTCCATTGAGATTTATGACAAATATGGAACCCTGGTTTTCAAGGAAACTGCTCCTACCATAAGTTGGGATGGCCGCACTGATTCAGGAGTTGACCTGAATTCCGGAATCTATTTTTATGTTTTAAAAACTGCAGGCTCTTCTGCTTCTTCTAAA